One Anabas testudineus chromosome 15, fAnaTes1.2, whole genome shotgun sequence genomic window carries:
- the neurog3 gene encoding neurogenin-3, translating into MSPKTRCPPGDLRTSTDAEMLSRFSHALLGPLNEDSGINPPPNPLMVLGGAEGPSIKHPKHKARCEQPGQRGRRRMKANVRERHRMHNLNSALDALRSILPALPEDAKLTKIETLRFAYNYIWALTETLRMNEQHGHAAEQLPVVLGLRSPSSVSSASPAETGYVMSPDFSYTSVDEINCGICAGDESDTTPITFYFKSLCGGNVRKTS; encoded by the coding sequence ATGTCTCCTAAAACACGGTGCCCTCCAGGTGACCTGCGCACATCCACAGACGCGGAGATGCTCAGTAGGTTTTCTCACGCGCTCCTCGGCCCCTTGAATGAAGACTCCGGAATAAATCCGCCTCCAAACCCCCTGATGGTCCTCGGAGGAGCAGAGGGGCCCTCgataaaacatccaaaacaCAAAGCCAGATGTGAGCAGCCGGGACAGCGGGGCCGGCGCAGAATGAAAGCCAACGTCAGAGAGCGTCACCGGATGCACAACCTGAACTCGGCTCTGGACGCGCTGAGGAGCATCCTGCCGGCGCTGCCCGAGGACGCAAAGCTGACGAAGATCGAAACTTTGCGCTTTGCCTACAACTACATCTGGGCTCTGACAGAGACTCTGCGAATGAACGAGCAGCACGGACACGCGGCGGAGCAGCTGCCGGTGGTTTTGGGGTTGAGGAGCCCGTCGAGCGTTTCATCCGCTTCACCTGCAGAGACTGGTTATGTGATGTCACCTGACTTCTCCTACACGTCTGTTGATGAAATAAACTGTGGAATATGTGCGGGAGATGAATCCGACACTACTCCTATTACCTTCTATTTCAAGTCACTATGTGGTGGAAATGTCAGAAAGACTTCATGA